In Lolium rigidum isolate FL_2022 chromosome 7, APGP_CSIRO_Lrig_0.1, whole genome shotgun sequence, the DNA window TGAGCCACCTGCTCACAGGATGCTCCTTCTCTAGGACGATTTGATTTGAGGTTCtgtcgtggatccgatccacctcaggCCCTCCCATGGCTGAGGGTGACTTCGCGtagtggtggtcgctggtggtgcgggCCGCCCCTCGCCAGCTGCGCAAGGGCACTTCGTCGGTTATCATGCTTACGGCATGGTGGATCTGGAAACACCGGAACGCGGCCTTCGGTGACATCCTTGTTCAACGACATCGTGGCCGAGCcgcggcaatgggcggacgcgggagcccgggtGTGCGCCAGCTACTCCCCTAGtttagtttttccttttcttgggtcgagttgtacggcgtgttgtgtccgtcctcggacttgtacataaactcttctttatctatcaatgcatcgaaacgcaaggcttttgcgttttcgcgaaaaaaagtTTACTCATTTCTTGTTTACTCCTTTTCTCTctccttctatttttggttttcttatgtttctgttAGGTTTCATATGTAGCCTAGCTATCTATTTGGCTAATATACAAGATATACAAGGTTTTCCTAACGTAAACATAATAATATTAGATCAGGTCAAAGATCTTCTTACATTAAAATGCACCGGTCCCATAATTATCAATCACACTCTGGTAACCGGTATGCCAGTATGGCCAGACCATTCAGTTCCAATAAGTTTATGCATGTAATAGATTTACTTATATTTAGATTTCAAACCCTGGAGTGATATACCAGCATGCTTCATTCAAAAAAACAACCCAGAATAGTGACATGACTGGAATAGACAAGAAGCGTCATCCTGAAATGTGTTGCACAGAATGAACTGCACTTAGACATATAAAAGAAATGAGAAAATTGCATGCCATGTCCATATACTGGCAAGATGGGTGCATCCAAGTGCACATGTAAAAGAGATTTGTGAGTACAAACATGGTTTTCATCAGTTTGATGTCTTCCACACCCCATGGGAGATGTTGGCAGAGGGACCATTCAACATCTCTCTATTTCTCTTGGTTTCTCTGGACTTCCACTCATCTCTATTCATTCAACATGCTAGATCTGTTGCTAGCAGGTTCAGTGCATATCCGATCTCAGGTCGGTCCAAATGAGGAGACGTGCGAGTAGATCCGAATAAAAGACGAACCCATCACTTGAGTCGCCATCTTGTCGTTATCATACTTCGCACCATGACCACTTATCTGTATTAAAGTTAAGGGTTGTGTTGATGGTGTGTGTGTGGAAAGATTTGACATTCCTGTATCATAGTTTGGATAAGAGTGTACAAAGATAGAATCCTACTGGCTATAAATAGTTGACTGGCTGTTGTAAAAGCTGGGGGAGATATTCTCTTCCATTATCCAAAAAAATATATTCAGTCGATTCAGCAGACAACTGTGAGCACCGGTGTTTATCTGCAGTGCCGATATGGCGATATCAAATATGATTTCGTATTGCCTTCTTCCTAGGCTTGATCAGTGCTTCAAGTAATCCAAACAGGCGGTTAACCTCAAGTTGCATGTGCTGTGCCATCCTGAATGCCGTACTTCGTTTTGTTTGTCCATGGCTTGGACCATACAGCATGGTTGTATGCCTTTTCATAATTTCATAAGCACGTGCAATTTACTCAGAAAACAACACTGCTATATTTCGGTGCAAGTTTACATAGAATAGATTAGTTTTGACATGTTTCTACTTTCATAACAGTATACTTATGAAAAGTAATACATAAGAATCCCAAATTTAATAAATGTGAAGTCTTTCGGTCACCAGAGGAAAAGTTTTCCTATGCTCATTCAATACCAATGTAGGAAGAGCTATTATCAACTAATTCAAACCTCGTCAGTGGCATAACCAGGATTTGCACATAATGAGATAGCAGTAGTAGCCTAAGTTTGTTATACACAATTTTTGGTTATCCACAACAGCTGAAAAATGATAATGTCTATCCTAGAACCTACATATAGTTTACATAAATCTACATTATTTGGCATATTTTAACATAAAAATAGAAGGCAGAAAAATACCTGTCGACGAGATATTTTATTTGCATTCCCTTCTTTTGCCAGATCAATGTCAACATGTACCTCTTCCGTTTCTCTCCCAAGAGTTACCTTACATGTTAAGATTAGGTAGGATTTCAGAGATGGGCCCAACATATTACAAAATCCATGTTAGGAAATTGACTATAGATGGAAAATTTTATCGGATTGGCATTCTGTGTTGATATCTAAACATTGCACAACATATTTTAGCTGACAATAAAATAAGAAAAACATATAAGTGACTAATTTGGTTACATTTAAGGCATATTTTGTTTAATTTGAGGGGATTTAAGTGGTAAATTCAAAATCACCTTTTGATTGTCAATACATTCATTTAAAACTCAGATAATGAACATATCAAACAGGTTGTCATTAGTATTACATATACTGCTATGCAAATGATGATTTCTTACAATAATTCTTAAGCTTACCTCAGGATCCTTAATGTAGTACTTCAGATATCTGCCATAAATAATTGCAAAAGCACCCTGGGACATAATAGACCTGTTCATATACGAACGAGCACCTTGCTCTAGTCTTATCAAGTCCTTCCTGCTTTTAAGGTGCTGAAACCTTGAAACTGGTCATCCAAATAATACAGATGGAAAGTAATCGCTTTAGTATCCATTTAGCGCATTACAATGGCACCAATTAAGAGAATCTTCTACCagaatagattttttttttgcgacaACCAAAATAGACAGCATATATCTGCATAAAGTTTACCTTCAGGTTGGATGAAATCAGATTCTTGATCCCATGGAATTAGATCTTGATTAAGGATCTGCAGTAAATGTTCGAAAAGTAAGTACCAAGTAAAAGAAAGCCTTGCAAACTCAAGTAAGAAAAGAAATATGTACCAAAGCTTCTATGTCAAAATAGTTTGGAACATAGTTCTCATTGTCAGATCCTCCTTCTGCTTGATCTGAACTGGACATGCTTGCAATGGGATTATGAAATTCCATATCTGGCAATCCATGTGATGACATACAGTTTCGAATAGCAGCCTCACAGCTTATGTTTGGCTTATCAGCAAGAAACTTGCAGTTTATTTCATCGGACACTTGATCTGCAATATTTAGAGTCAGATTCCAAAAATTACCAAAGCATTCATGTTGCATTAAACAACAGGTTTTTTCCTTAACAAATTTGGCAGAATGATAGAAAGTTGGTGTGCACATTGCATTGTTAGCACAAATGTCACCAAATATGACAGATGGCTTACTTCCTAAATTGCATGCTTCATTTAAAGCCATCCTATTTTCCCTTTCTACAAAGGTGGATGGTTTCATCTTCATTGCTGCCGACGAAGGTTGGACATCTTCAACCGAGTCGAAGTGATTAGAATCACCAGCATTTTCTGGAGGGCTAGGTTCCATGGAAACTAAACACGTAATGTGGTGAAGATTCTTGTCAGAAGTAGAGGTGCACTCTATAGGAGGCTGACCATGCATAAGGGCATCGTCGTTGCAAGGAATTTCAGAATCTTCTGTGTTCATCCTGCACTGAGTACTGCAACCAGAAAAAGGTACTTCTGACGATATAGCCACCATGTCGGTTCCATAAACATCTCTCGTATAATGATTCTTATGGATTGGGTATATGTGACTATCGCATGTGTTGCTTGAATGTGAATCCGAGAGGCCTAGCAGGTGCACTCTAGAGATGTCCTCCATAACAACTTTAGCACTAAAATCACTGAAATCATCCTGAGCTGTACCAAGGGCAGAACCTGAAATATTCTTGCCATTGAGGAGCTCAGAGTCTTTGCTCTGACTGCAATTCATTGAACAGGCATGCATGGATTCATTCTCTGATAATGATGCATTGTCTAAACCAGAATCAGATATGCCATTCACCAGAGATGCAAATGTGTCACTACTAAATGTTTCCATTTTCTTGTCACAAAAAAAGGTAATGTGTTCTTCATTTTTATGCATATCGACCAGCATGTCAgccgacttaacatcctcagactTACTCCAGGCATTTATCATAGGTATCCCTGAACACAACTGCTGGCTACTCTCCGATAATTGATTCTGTTTCACTCCATTTCTATCAGCATCCAGAAGAATCTCCGATCCTGTCACTCCATTTCCATACTGAACACCAAGAAGTGGTTGCTGAGGGTTTACATAATCCTGTAGATCAGGGAGGTCTTTTAGAGGGGCAATATTCCTTTCACTTGACTGAGGATTCTTTTGTACATCGCCACATTTATACGGCTGACCTACATCAGAGCAGCCATGCAGGATATCATCATTGACTGTTCCATCTATTAATATGCTCCCAGCAGCATTAGCATGATTCGCATGGAATAAATAATTTTGATTATCTTTGTGGTGCACGTTTTGTCCTCCGCCATAGCTGTCATCAATGTGTCCATAATTATCTACCAACAATGCTGCAGGATCAAGGGTATGAGCCAAGTGATGGCCTTCCAAAGGTTTAAGTAAGCCACCACATACACAACCACTGCCATCAGGAGTACATGAACAGGGTGGAACATCATAACCAAAAGCTGTAGACAAACATGGTTCATGGCAAACTCTCTTTCTCCTTGAATAATACTGATACTTTACACTATCTATTTTTCGCTTCCGTCCTGAATAAACTTTTCCCTTTGAGTTGAAACGTTTAATTGTTTTGCCGGGACTGGAGGTTGAAAGCACAGTCTCAAACTCGACTATGCGAGCAGATGCTTGTGCTGAGGTCTCTGAATCATAGAGCAATGAGCACCAACGATCTTGCAATTCTTGTAGAGTGAATTTGCGGGAAAAGCATATAGCCCCTTTAGCCAAGGATTCCAACGACGCACCAGCCTACAAGAATAAGAAAGGTGGCATTACCAACATACATAAGGATAGTACTTACAAACTGGGGCATccataataaaaaaaattgttatCACATTGCAAGACATGAGAATGCCATGTAGCTTTAGCTGACATAATCATGGGTCATGAGACCACCGAATGTGTGGCCGTATGAAGGCGCTAGGGTTTCACAACCAATTCTGCTATATGTGGCattcaatctctatctctacaCCCAACCAAGAATCGATTGAATAAATGGTTCCAAATTAATTCCTGAATTACCAAATTACATCTTTAGCACCCGTAACCAATAAAGCCATTATGTGTGGAGTTCAATATTGCCATGCCCACAACCTACAAATATTGCAATAGTTGCATCACCAACAATATGGGAAGGGGTAGGTGGTATTATGCGCAGTGAATCTAGAAGTAGCCAATTAGCTGTGACGTCTGAAATCACTATGCTATATTAAGAGTTAAGTTCACTATTTAAGGGGGTGTTGCCAGAACTAACTTACAGAACATTTTTCTGATGCCATATTTAAGCATAAATTGCACACATAGCATATGGCACACATGAATGGAAGTAAGGGTAATCATTGTCTTCTTAAACACGGTAAACTTAATATCAGAGAACAGTTTTGACTAGTGGATTCAACAATGTACGTATCATTTGAGTTACTACAGAAATATGTAAGATACGCTGCCCAAtacaccaatttttttttttttgaacaagtcaAGTCAAGACAGGATCCATGCTTATAAGATCTGATCAATAAATGAATTAAACCAAACCAACACCCAAAGTATCATGACATTTACTACCAAACAGAAGAACCCTTAGCGCTGAACTTCTTAGACTTTGGGGAATTTAGGTAACGTGACATGTAACTTGGAAAGAACAAATTTAACCTATAAACTAAGCAGTCCCAAGAAAATGCTATGATTTACAACAATGGTAGCCTCAAAATAACCAAACAGTCATGTAATATTGTAAAAGTTGAGCTTCCAGCCAATAGGACAGTTTATACTATGACCTAATTCTTCAATAGATCCTGCAACAAAATGCTTCTGTGTCGCTATAGTAAAATTATCCAAATTCACACCCTCAAGAATCTAGAACTGGGTTTGCAACAACTGAATCCAACCATTATACAGATGGACCCACCCACAAAGCACCACCAGATAATTAAAAAATCAGAATATCACTAGCATCTCGCACAGACCAGCTCAGTGACACCAAAAAAACCAGGACAAACATAACACTAAATTAGAGAAGGCTATTCTAAAGAGTATAAATAAATGCCTCAGCAAGCTGATGATACCATAGCTAGCTCTTTATCATGCATTATTTATTTAGTGCTGTCTAATTAGCCGATCACTATCTGGTTCATTTCATGCATACTACAAGCTCAGATACAAATATGCATAAACATTGCAACAGCAAGCATGTGAACAGCCCATAGCTGATGGATCACTCACTAGCCAGCGTTGAACCGTGAACCAACCATCATAGCGATCAACAGAGCAGGCCGGTCCACCCAGATTCCTAGACAAAGTTGCCCTTGTATTGCAATTCTAGCTAATGATAGTAATCTTAGCATATCTGGCTCATCGGATGAAGTAAGCGCCTCAATTCGCACACGATTTCCGTGAAATCGGCTTAGCAAACTGCAgcccgcacacacacacacaccccatTCATGTGTAGCGCGACACGAGCAAAACTGAATTCGAGTAAATTATAAACCGGACACCTAAAACATTTAGAATTCCAATTACATAAGACCATTAAAATCAACAGAAATCGCTCAACCGGCTGGAGAATCTGA includes these proteins:
- the LOC124670374 gene encoding uncharacterized protein LOC124670374 isoform X1, which gives rise to MGVPSAAGSWDAEDDFLLKNAVEAGASLESLAKGAICFSRKFTLQELQDRWCSLLYDSETSAQASARIVEFETVLSTSSPGKTIKRFNSKGKVYSGRKRKIDSVKYQYYSRRKRVCHEPCLSTAFGYDVPPCSCTPDGSGCVCGGLLKPLEGHHLAHTLDPAALLVDNYGHIDDSYGGGQNVHHKDNQNYLFHANHANAAGSILIDGTVNDDILHGCSDVGQPYKCGDVQKNPQSSERNIAPLKDLPDLQDYVNPQQPLLGVQYGNGVTGSEILLDADRNGVKQNQLSESSQQLCSGIPMINAWSKSEDVKSADMLVDMHKNEEHITFFCDKKMETFSSDTFASLVNGISDSGLDNASLSENESMHACSMNCSQSKDSELLNGKNISGSALGTAQDDFSDFSAKVVMEDISRVHLLGLSDSHSSNTCDSHIYPIHKNHYTRDVYGTDMVAISSEVPFSGCSTQCRMNTEDSEIPCNDDALMHGQPPIECTSTSDKNLHHITCLVSMEPSPPENAGDSNHFDSVEDVQPSSAAMKMKPSTFVERENRMALNEACNLGNQVSDEINCKFLADKPNISCEAAIRNCMSSHGLPDMEFHNPIASMSSSDQAEGGSDNENYVPNYFDIEALILNQDLIPWDQESDFIQPEVSRFQHLKSRKDLIRLEQGARSYMNRSIMSQGAFAIIYGRYLKYYIKDPEVTLGRETEEVHVDIDLAKEGNANKISRRQISGHGAKYDNDKMATQVMGSSFIRIYSHVSSFGPT
- the LOC124670374 gene encoding uncharacterized protein LOC124670374 isoform X2, with the protein product MGVPSAAGSWDAEDDFLLKNAVEAGASLESLAKGAICFSRKFTLQELQDRWCSLLYDSETSAQASARIVEFETVLSTSSPGKTIKRFNSKGKVYSGRKRKIDSVKYQYYSRRKRVCHEPCLSTAFGYDVPPCSCTPDGSGCVCGGLLKPLEGHHLAHTLDPAALLVDNYGHIDDSYGGGQNVHHKDNQNYLFHANHANAAGSILIDGTVNDDILHGCSDVGQPYKCGDVQKNPQSSERNIAPLKDLPDLQDYVNPQQPLLGVQYGNGVTGSEILLDADRNGVKQNQLSESSQQLCSGIPMINAWSKSEDVKSADMLVDMHKNEEHITFFCDKKMETFSSDTFASLVNGISDSGLDNASLSENESMHACSMNCSQSKDSELLNGKNISGSALGTAQDDFSDFSAKVVMEDISRVHLLGLSDSHSSNTCDSHIYPIHKNHYTRDVYGTDMVAISSEVPFSGCSTQCRMNTEDSEIPCNDDALMHGQPPIECTSTSDKNLHHITCLVSMEPSPPENAGDSNHFDSVEDVQPSSAAMKMKPSTFVERENRMALNEACNLGNQVSDEINCKFLADKPNISCEAAIRNCMSSHGLPDMEFHNPIASMSSSDQAEGGSDNENYVPNYFDIEALILNQDLIPWDQESDFIQPEVSRFQHLKSRKDLIRLEQGARSYMNRSIMSQGAFAIIYGRYLKYYIKDPEVTLGRETEEVHVDIDLAKEGNANKISRRQIRGMNFIFHVNPEAVRQHIIHTRRSGV
- the LOC124670374 gene encoding uncharacterized protein LOC124670374 isoform X3; amino-acid sequence: MGVPSAAGSWDAEDDFLLKNAVEAGASLESLAKGAICFSRKFTLQELQDRWCSLLYDSETSAQASARIVEFETVLSTSSPGKTIKRFNSKGKVYSGRKRKIDSVKYQYYSRRKRVCHEPCLSTAFGYDVPPCSCTPDGSGCVCGGLLKPLEGHHLAHTLDPAALLVDNYGHIDDSYGGGQNVHHKDNQNYLFHANHANAAGSILIDGTVNDDILHGCSDVGQPYKCGDVQKNPQSSERNIAPLKDLPDLQDYVNPQQPLLGVQYGNGVTGSEILLDADRNGVKQNQLSESSQQLCSGIPMINAWSKSEDVKSADMLVDMHKNEEHITFFCDKKMETFSSDTFASLVNGISDSGLDNASLSENESMHACSMNCSQSKDSELLNGKNISGSALGTAQDDFSDFSAKVVMEDISRVHLLGLSDSHSSNTCDSHIYPIHKNHYTRDVYGTDMVAISSEVPFSGCSTQCRMNTEDSEIPCNDDALMHGQPPIECTSTSDKNLHHITCLVSMEPSPPENAGDSNHFDSVEDVQPSSAAMKMKPSTFVERENRMALNEACNLGNQVSDEINCKFLADKPNISCEAAIRNCMSSHGLPDMEFHNPIASMSSSDQAEGGSDNENYVPNYFDIEALILNQDLIPWDQESDFIQPEVSRFQHLKSRKDLIRLEQGARSYMNRSIMSQGAFAIIYGRYLKYYIKDPEVTLGRETEEVHVDIDLAKEGNANKISRRQAVIKMDEVGSFHIKNIGKYPIFVNSKEVPRNKRINLISDALLEIRGMNFIFHVNPEAVRQHIIHTRRSGV